TTTCTCCCATATAATAATAACGAATACTGTCAGTTTGTTTATTGATGATTTTCTCAAGTTGGTATTGTATCTTCCGGAGGATAATCCCATCAATTACGCATTCAAAAACGGAATGTTGTACCCGTTGTCCGTAATTTTGACATACCTTTGCAACTTGTCGTAATCTTTTTTTACCTTCTGGGGTTTCTGTGTTTACATCGTAAGTAATTAAAACCATCATAAATTATTCCTCTCTCTAA
The window above is part of the Treponema sp. J25 genome. Proteins encoded here:
- the cas2 gene encoding CRISPR-associated endonuclease Cas2; the encoded protein is MMVLITYDVNTETPEGKKRLRQVAKVCQNYGQRVQHSVFECVIDGIILRKIQYQLEKIINKQTDSIRYYYMGENWKYKVEHIGVNHNFDIEGPLLF